A portion of the Parasteatoda tepidariorum isolate YZ-2023 chromosome 5, CAS_Ptep_4.0, whole genome shotgun sequence genome contains these proteins:
- the LOC107451309 gene encoding zinc finger protein 271, giving the protein MQANKNLYSCSMCNKSYKRKYDLQNHSVVHTNDKPYVCNVCNQSFALKQNLVKHCRIHSDRKTFFCEICNRGYLEKRNLALHSLTHAEEKPYPCNMCSKSFIQKRALIKHSYVHSGVKPYSCSICNKGFSLKSSLTNHNILHTGEKPYTCNICGKSFSRKSLLIEHSVLHSSENPNRCSICNKSFSSKYRLNSHYIIHTGEKPYSCYKCNKSFNDRSTLNRHSIIHTGEKPYSCDICGKRFAQKSSLNIHSFIHVGIKQFSCPLCSKSFLRKNDLTLHARVHTGKKRFCCNVCNKGFSKRQYLTNHILIHASENSKSDMINNP; this is encoded by the coding sequence ATGcaagctaataaaaatttatattcttgtaGCATGTGCAATAAGAGCTACAAACGAAAATATGATTTGCAAAATCACAGTGTTGTGCACACTAATGACAAGCCTTACGTTTGTAATGTATGCAATCAGAGTTTTGCTCTTAAACAGAATTTAGTTAAGCATTGTCGCATTCATTCAgacagaaaaacttttttctgtgaGATATGTAATAGAGGGTATTTAGAAAAACGCAACTTAGCTCTCCATAGTTTAACTCACGCAGAAGAGAAACCCTATCCGTGTAATATgtgttcaaaaagttttattcaaaaaagagcTTTAATTAAGCACAGCTATGTGCATTCTGGTGTAAAGCCATATTCTTGTAGCATTTGTAATAAAGgtttttcacttaaaagttcTTTAACTAATCACAATATTcttcatactggtgaaaaaccttatACCTGTAACATATGTGGtaaaagtttttcaagaaaatctTTGTTGATTGAGCATTCTGTTTTGCATTCTAGTGAAAATCCTAATCGATGTAgcatttgtaataaaagtttttcttctaaatacaGATTAAACTCTCACTATATAATTCATACAGGTGAAAAACCTTACTCATGTTACAAATGCAATAAGAGTTTTAATGATAGATCTACTTTGAATCGTCACAGTATTATACATACTGGTgaaaagccttattcttgtGACATTTGTGGTAAGAGATTTGCGCAAAAATCTTCTTTGAATATTCACTCTTTTATTCACGTTGGTATTAAACAGTTTTCTTGTCCCCTATGTAGTAAgagttttctaagaaaaaatgaCCTAACTCTCCATGCTAGAGTTCATACTGGTAAAAAGCGTTTCTGTTGTAATGTATGTAATAAGGGTTTTTCTAAAAGACAATATTTAACCAATCATATTCTTATTCATGCTAGTGAAAATTCCAAATCAGACATGATAAATAATCCTTGA